In one Dermatophilaceae bacterium Sec6.4 genomic region, the following are encoded:
- a CDS encoding FtsX-like permease family protein — translation MNRVPEVLGSTRELGTVVAVAALSGGYAAALIMASSMLGTTTGSGGILAGILLGVVSTVFIGIALYVAAVVITGCVATVIAGRLKQIALLRLLGADGRDLRRSIGSTTAKVGFVGALAGAAVGTALADGVRVLLVARGTMPKGDYAWFSGQSVLAVLAITCCATVAGWVGSRRILAVTPAQALAEVEMAQPITGRVSHLRAVVSVALTVAGGAGLLLALRLGEKAGQAGFLMAFGGSVGSATGILIGARFIVPSVVDGFGRILGSDPASLIARRNAVADPMRTTRSTIGLIVGVTLVTTFSSGASALRASVARTTNLNSDQQAQADQFLAIASAVMICVVVISCVISCIGFVSTMSLTVIQRRREIGLLRALGFTAGQVRSMITRESVALSASAVLFGVSLGVVYGSVGAQSLVGSFTPGFAWGLPWSVLVAIAVGGVALVILASRPPARRAIAVSPVEALSGQH, via the coding sequence ATGAATCGGGTGCCGGAAGTGCTCGGTAGCACCCGCGAGCTCGGCACCGTCGTGGCGGTCGCCGCCTTGAGCGGCGGTTACGCCGCGGCGCTGATCATGGCGTCCTCGATGCTGGGCACGACCACCGGCAGTGGCGGCATCCTGGCGGGGATCCTGTTGGGGGTGGTCTCTACCGTCTTCATCGGCATAGCGCTCTACGTCGCAGCGGTGGTCATCACCGGTTGCGTCGCCACCGTGATCGCAGGCCGGTTGAAGCAGATCGCACTCCTGCGGCTGCTCGGCGCGGATGGCCGCGATCTACGACGTTCGATCGGTTCCACCACTGCGAAGGTCGGCTTCGTCGGCGCTCTCGCGGGGGCAGCGGTGGGCACGGCACTCGCCGATGGTGTCCGCGTCCTCCTCGTCGCCAGGGGCACGATGCCGAAGGGCGACTACGCGTGGTTCAGCGGGCAGTCGGTCCTCGCGGTTCTGGCGATCACCTGCTGCGCGACAGTTGCCGGATGGGTCGGATCGCGGCGGATTCTGGCCGTCACGCCGGCGCAGGCACTCGCGGAGGTGGAGATGGCGCAGCCGATCACCGGACGGGTCTCCCACCTCCGGGCCGTTGTATCGGTTGCGTTGACTGTTGCGGGTGGCGCCGGCCTGCTGCTGGCGCTCCGGCTGGGTGAGAAGGCCGGCCAAGCCGGTTTTCTGATGGCATTCGGCGGATCGGTCGGGTCCGCCACAGGCATCCTGATCGGTGCCCGCTTCATCGTGCCCAGCGTCGTCGACGGCTTCGGTCGGATCCTCGGATCGGACCCCGCCAGTCTGATCGCCCGCCGTAACGCGGTGGCGGATCCGATGCGTACGACACGGTCGACGATCGGACTGATCGTGGGGGTCACCCTCGTCACCACGTTCTCCTCGGGCGCCTCGGCACTACGTGCGTCGGTCGCCCGGACAACAAATCTGAATAGCGACCAGCAGGCGCAGGCCGACCAGTTCCTCGCGATCGCGTCTGCGGTGATGATCTGCGTCGTCGTCATCTCCTGCGTCATCTCCTGTATCGGTTTCGTCAGCACCATGTCGCTCACGGTGATTCAACGGCGCCGCGAGATCGGCCTGCTCCGGGCGTTGGGTTTCACTGCCGGTCAGGTGCGCTCGATGATCACCAGGGAGTCCGTGGCGTTGTCTGCGAGTGCCGTGTTGTTCGGGGTATCGCTGGGGGTGGTCTACGGGTCCGTGGGTGCGCAGTCGCTGGTCGGTTCGTTCACGCCGGGCTTCGCCTGGGGGCTGCCCTGGTCGGTGCTCGTAGCGATCGCGGTAGGCGGCGTCGCGCTGGTCATCCTCGCGTCCCGGCCGCCGGCCCGGCGAGCCATTGCTGTGTCGCCGGTCGAAGCCCTGAGCGGGCAGCACTGA
- a CDS encoding GMC family oxidoreductase N-terminal domain-containing protein: protein MSSSESYDYVIIGGGSAGCVLANRLTQDHAVTVLLIEAGGEPDADEISIPAAFSTLFHTKWDWDYQTTGQKQLDARPTFWPRMKALGGCSSMNAMIYIRGNRVDYDGWRDAYGATGWGYDDVLPYFKRAEHNGRLGDPFHGQDGPLYVEDHRWNHELNHAWIASAVASGMPANDDFNGAAQEGAGFFQVTCHNGRRWSTERAYLAPIRDRSNLTVITGALVHRINLEGDRAVGVTFEHQGAQRTVTVNAEVLLSAGAIGSPQLLMLSGIGPGTHLRETGVQVLHDLSGVGGNLHDHPVVPLIWETKGTTDIMEFNNLAGMLKAKTFGRGALTSNVAQAGAFLHSRDGLPAPDLQVHFTPTGFYDNAAHESATRKVTVGATLVNVASRGAIRLRSTDPSWHPSIDPAYYDDQRDLDAMVSGCEQLLQVAAHGPLAEFLDKPFMPGSDSPTTEQLEAHIRKETQTLYHPVGTCAMGDHADSVVDAELRVHGISGLRVIDASVMPEVVRGNTNAPTIMIAERAADLILGATPQRTSRLANAGATS from the coding sequence GTGAGCTCATCCGAAAGCTACGACTACGTCATCATCGGCGGTGGGAGCGCCGGGTGCGTACTCGCCAACCGATTGACCCAGGACCACGCGGTGACCGTGCTGCTGATCGAGGCGGGTGGCGAGCCGGACGCCGACGAGATCAGCATCCCGGCGGCGTTCTCGACGCTCTTCCACACCAAATGGGATTGGGACTACCAGACCACCGGGCAGAAGCAGCTGGATGCGCGTCCGACCTTCTGGCCGCGGATGAAGGCGCTCGGCGGCTGTTCGTCGATGAACGCGATGATCTACATCCGCGGCAACCGCGTCGATTACGACGGGTGGCGCGACGCGTACGGCGCAACCGGGTGGGGATACGACGACGTCCTGCCCTACTTCAAGCGCGCCGAGCACAACGGGCGCCTGGGTGACCCGTTCCACGGTCAGGACGGCCCGCTCTACGTCGAGGACCACCGCTGGAACCACGAGCTGAACCACGCGTGGATCGCGTCTGCGGTGGCGTCCGGGATGCCCGCGAACGACGATTTCAACGGTGCAGCCCAGGAGGGCGCAGGTTTCTTCCAGGTCACCTGTCACAACGGGCGTCGCTGGTCGACCGAGCGGGCCTACCTCGCACCGATCCGGGACCGGTCCAATCTCACGGTCATCACCGGTGCGCTGGTGCACCGGATCAATCTGGAAGGCGACCGCGCCGTCGGCGTGACCTTCGAGCACCAGGGCGCGCAGCGCACCGTCACCGTGAACGCCGAGGTGCTGTTGTCCGCCGGTGCCATCGGGTCGCCCCAGTTGCTGATGCTCTCCGGGATCGGGCCGGGCACCCACCTGCGCGAGACCGGCGTCCAGGTGCTGCACGACCTGTCCGGCGTCGGTGGCAACCTGCACGACCATCCCGTGGTGCCGCTGATCTGGGAGACCAAGGGCACCACCGACATCATGGAGTTCAACAACCTCGCCGGGATGCTCAAGGCCAAGACATTCGGTCGTGGCGCACTGACATCGAACGTCGCGCAGGCCGGTGCCTTCCTGCACAGTCGCGACGGTCTACCCGCACCCGACCTGCAGGTGCACTTCACGCCGACCGGGTTCTACGACAACGCCGCTCATGAATCTGCCACTCGCAAGGTGACGGTCGGTGCGACCCTTGTCAACGTCGCCAGTCGCGGCGCCATCCGACTGCGCTCGACCGACCCGTCGTGGCATCCCAGCATCGACCCGGCCTACTACGACGACCAGCGCGACCTGGACGCGATGGTGTCCGGCTGCGAGCAACTTCTACAGGTGGCGGCCCACGGCCCCCTTGCGGAATTCCTGGACAAGCCGTTCATGCCGGGTTCGGACTCGCCCACCACAGAGCAGCTGGAAGCTCATATCCGCAAGGAGACCCAGACGCTCTACCACCCGGTCGGCACCTGCGCGATGGGCGACCACGCCGACAGCGTCGTGGACGCCGAGCTGCGCGTGCACGGCATCAGCGGGTTGCGTGTCATCGACGCCTCCGTCATGCCGGAGGTGGTCCGCGGTAACACCAACGCACCGACCATCATGATCGCCGAACGAGCCGCAGACCTGATCCTCGGCGCCACCCCTCAGCGCACATCCCGACTCGCCAACGCAGGAGCAACCTCATGA